A single genomic interval of Syntrophobotulus glycolicus DSM 8271 harbors:
- the fliG gene encoding flagellar motor switch protein FliG produces MAEYTGIQKAAILLIALGSERSAEIVRFLNEPEIEQLTLEMAEVRKVSEEERNLVIEEFHQMCIANSYLTQGGIDYARDVLEKALGEQRAFDIINRLSRSLKMRPFDLVRRSDPKQLFSFIQGEHPQTIALIMTHLLSDKAAILLSNLPHDVQAEVTKRIALMGRTSPEVLKEIEGVLENKISNLAPADYTTAGGIQSVVDMLNRADPGTVKSVMDILDMDDPDLAEQIKRKMFVFEDIVMLDDRSIQLVLREVETKDLALALKGSNEEVSEKILRNMSSRAGQMLQEDIKFMGPVRLREVEDAQQSIVKVIRKLEEAGAIVVSRGGADEIIY; encoded by the coding sequence ATGGCAGAGTATACAGGTATCCAAAAAGCGGCTATTTTATTGATTGCTCTTGGTTCAGAAAGGTCTGCGGAAATTGTGCGTTTTCTGAATGAACCGGAAATTGAGCAGCTCACTTTGGAAATGGCTGAGGTTCGTAAGGTATCTGAAGAAGAGAGAAATCTGGTGATCGAAGAATTTCATCAGATGTGTATTGCCAACAGCTATCTGACCCAGGGCGGGATTGATTATGCCAGGGATGTTCTGGAGAAAGCGCTTGGCGAGCAAAGAGCTTTTGATATCATCAACAGGCTGTCCCGTTCCCTGAAAATGCGCCCGTTCGACCTGGTCCGCAGATCAGATCCGAAGCAGCTTTTTTCCTTTATTCAGGGAGAGCATCCTCAAACAATCGCTTTAATCATGACTCATCTTCTATCAGATAAAGCGGCAATATTGTTATCCAATCTCCCCCATGACGTTCAGGCAGAGGTGACCAAACGCATCGCCCTGATGGGGAGGACAAGTCCTGAGGTTTTAAAAGAGATCGAGGGAGTTTTGGAGAATAAAATCTCAAACCTCGCTCCGGCCGATTATACGACAGCCGGCGGAATCCAGTCGGTGGTGGATATGCTGAACAGGGCCGACCCCGGCACCGTGAAATCCGTAATGGATATTTTAGATATGGATGACCCAGACCTGGCTGAACAGATTAAGAGAAAGATGTTTGTGTTTGAAGATATTGTGATGCTTGACGACAGGTCGATTCAGCTGGTATTGCGTGAGGTGGAAACCAAGGATTTGGCTCTTGCCCTAAAAGGCTCCAATGAAGAGGTCTCGGAAAAAATCCTGCGTAATATGTCAAGCCGTGCCGGTCAGATGCTGCAGGAAGACATCAAATTTATGGGTCCCGTCCGGCTGCGTGAAGTTGAAGATGCCCAGCAGAGCATTGTCAAGGTGATCCGCAAGCTGGAAGAAGCTGGTGCGATAGTTGTATCCAGAGGTGGTGCCGATGAAATTATTTATTAA
- the flgC gene encoding flagellar basal body rod protein FlgC — protein MSLFSGMDISASGLTAQRLRMDLISSNIANMNTNHTEATTAAGNPIPYRRQMAVFSTRNSPNDFLSAFRSAGESEVGQGVSVTQILEDESPFKMEYDPESPEAAKVAEEGVPVGYVRHPNVNIVQEMIDMLSASRSYEANVTAFNASKAIAAKALEIGKG, from the coding sequence ATGAGTCTTTTTTCAGGAATGGATATCAGCGCATCAGGATTAACGGCACAGAGATTGAGGATGGACCTCATTTCCAGTAATATTGCGAATATGAACACCAATCATACGGAAGCAACCACAGCTGCCGGGAATCCCATCCCATACCGCAGACAGATGGCGGTATTTTCCACCAGAAATTCCCCCAATGATTTTCTTTCCGCTTTTCGCAGTGCCGGTGAGTCTGAAGTCGGGCAGGGGGTTTCTGTTACGCAAATATTGGAAGATGAATCTCCGTTTAAGATGGAATATGATCCTGAATCTCCGGAAGCGGCCAAGGTCGCTGAGGAGGGTGTGCCCGTTGGTTATGTAAGGCACCCTAATGTCAATATCGTACAGGAAATGATCGATATGCTTTCGGCCTCAAGGTCATATGAGGCCAATGTGACGGCGTTCAATGCCAGCAAGGCTATTGCCGCCAAAGCTTTGGAAATCGGAAAGGGGTAA
- a CDS encoding flagellar export protein FliJ, whose product MMIFQFRLETSLRISKQMMEAAQGVLAEAIRELQKLSEKKSIVNNQYIEVIERQKKACLREPHQLNDWQRFSSRQKKQLDELETLEKEQEITVAKQREEVIRLRVEHEKYNKLKEKQYQAFLREELRKEQKVIDEISQRSAGIKVREVLS is encoded by the coding sequence ATGATGATTTTTCAATTCAGATTGGAGACCAGCCTGCGGATTTCCAAACAAATGATGGAAGCGGCCCAAGGCGTTTTAGCCGAAGCGATCAGGGAATTGCAGAAGCTTTCTGAAAAAAAAAGCATAGTGAATAATCAATACATAGAGGTGATTGAAAGGCAAAAAAAAGCCTGTCTCAGGGAGCCTCACCAATTAAATGACTGGCAGCGCTTTTCCAGCAGACAGAAAAAACAATTGGATGAGTTAGAGACTTTGGAAAAAGAACAAGAAATTACTGTAGCAAAACAAAGAGAAGAAGTCATCCGGCTTAGGGTAGAGCATGAGAAATACAATAAGCTGAAAGAAAAGCAGTATCAGGCTTTTTTGCGGGAAGAGCTGAGAAAAGAACAAAAGGTGATTGATGAAATCTCTCAGCGCAGTGCAGGGATAAAGGTACGGGAGGTTTTATCATGA
- a CDS encoding flagellar FlbD family protein, which translates to MIFVRRLNKKVLAINPDLIETVEETPDTVIMLTNGNKYVVADTAEEIINRIVEFRKRCYPEYKGDKNG; encoded by the coding sequence ATGATTTTTGTGAGAAGGCTGAACAAGAAGGTTTTAGCAATCAACCCCGATCTGATCGAGACCGTGGAAGAGACCCCTGATACTGTAATCATGCTGACGAACGGCAATAAATATGTGGTAGCGGATACTGCAGAAGAAATCATCAATAGAATCGTAGAATTTCGCAAAAGATGTTATCCGGAGTATAAGGGGGATAAGAATGGATGA
- a CDS encoding flagellar basal body-associated FliL family protein, with product MKFNVGIRKSLVYVLVGLVFFGLGIGSMVLKEKLYPSNEKVVLADNKKGPLVELEEFTVNLDGGGILRAELTVETVDEKSKKVLEEEKAFLRDKALTVLAAQKITDVSTELGREKLRNTLLMELNSISNSKIRDVLFKSYMYQPN from the coding sequence ATGAAATTTAATGTGGGCATCAGGAAAAGTTTGGTTTATGTGCTTGTAGGGCTGGTCTTTTTCGGGCTTGGTATCGGCAGCATGGTTCTTAAGGAAAAGCTTTACCCGTCAAACGAAAAAGTCGTGCTTGCTGATAATAAAAAAGGACCGCTTGTCGAGCTTGAGGAATTTACGGTTAATCTTGACGGAGGCGGGATACTCAGGGCCGAACTAACGGTGGAAACAGTAGATGAAAAGTCAAAGAAAGTGCTGGAGGAAGAGAAGGCCTTTTTAAGAGATAAGGCCCTGACCGTTCTGGCTGCCCAGAAAATCACTGACGTCAGTACCGAACTCGGCAGAGAAAAGCTGAGAAACACATTGCTGATGGAATTAAACAGTATAAGTAACAGTAAGATCAGGGACGTCTTATTTAAAAGTTATATGTATCAACCAAATTAG
- a CDS encoding FliH/SctL family protein, with product MKLFIKDKVLKNCSIEIVGPRIVESVFEFPESVFRAETEACFEELPGEEPDDHLNAVMEETERILEQAKKEALDILTEAKEKARAVLARAEEQGAEIRLRVQEEVRREIVPQIKAETIAGAEQEIADTRFQAQSYFDLACKAMEIQYEKAEKDILSLAVKIAEKIIGVSLKIEPGRLQKIIRSCPLLNMGKENVRIHVSLPDFAWLNDLPEGQKLLYPFVADESLLPGDLYIESDEGAFDLRIASQLEKLQNALIGELTNGGLDKPGQ from the coding sequence ATGAAATTATTTATTAAGGATAAAGTATTAAAAAACTGTTCCATAGAAATCGTCGGTCCCAGAATCGTTGAATCTGTTTTCGAATTTCCCGAATCCGTCTTTCGAGCGGAGACCGAAGCCTGTTTCGAGGAGCTCCCGGGAGAAGAGCCGGATGATCATTTAAATGCAGTCATGGAAGAAACAGAGAGAATACTCGAACAGGCCAAAAAGGAAGCTCTGGATATCCTCACTGAAGCCAAGGAAAAAGCAAGGGCTGTTCTTGCCCGGGCGGAAGAACAGGGGGCGGAAATCAGGCTGAGAGTTCAGGAAGAGGTCCGCAGAGAGATCGTCCCGCAAATCAAGGCTGAAACAATCGCAGGGGCGGAGCAGGAAATTGCGGATACAAGGTTCCAGGCGCAGAGTTATTTTGATCTTGCCTGTAAGGCAATGGAAATTCAGTATGAGAAAGCCGAAAAGGACATCCTCAGTCTGGCCGTAAAGATAGCAGAGAAAATCATCGGTGTTTCCTTGAAAATAGAGCCTGGCAGGCTGCAAAAGATCATTCGGAGCTGTCCTCTTTTAAATATGGGCAAAGAAAACGTCAGAATCCATGTCTCTCTGCCCGATTTTGCCTGGTTGAACGATTTGCCTGAGGGGCAGAAATTACTCTATCCCTTTGTTGCGGATGAGAGTTTGCTCCCGGGAGACCTCTATATTGAAAGTGATGAAGGCGCTTTTGATCTCAGGATTGCTTCACAACTGGAAAAGCTGCAAAATGCGCTCATAGGAGAATTAACGAATGGCGGATTGGACAAACCTGGCCAATAA
- a CDS encoding response regulator, with the protein MSHKVLLVDDAAFMRMMLKDILSNNGYQIVGEAENGAVAIEKYAELKPDIVIMDITMPEMDGLQAIKEIKAKDPQAKVIMCSAMGQQGMVIEAIQSGAKDFVVKPFQPDRVLEAVGKALK; encoded by the coding sequence GTGTCACACAAAGTATTGTTGGTTGATGATGCAGCTTTTATGAGGATGATGCTCAAGGATATTTTATCGAATAATGGTTACCAGATTGTCGGGGAAGCAGAGAATGGGGCAGTTGCCATTGAAAAGTATGCAGAGCTGAAACCCGATATTGTTATCATGGACATTACAATGCCCGAAATGGACGGATTGCAGGCAATCAAGGAAATTAAGGCCAAGGACCCTCAGGCTAAGGTCATCATGTGCAGTGCCATGGGGCAGCAGGGTATGGTTATTGAAGCGATCCAATCAGGAGCAAAGGATTTCGTGGTAAAACCTTTCCAGCCGGACAGAGTATTGGAAGCGGTCGGCAAGGCCCTGAAATAA
- the fliI gene encoding flagellar protein export ATPase FliI, with the protein MADWTNLANKLKDMETVTALGLVSKVTGLLIEANGPKVSVGRYCCIVSSKSEIPAEVVGFKDNKTLLMPLGELEGVSPGDKVIPQKEKLAVKVGSELLGRVLDGLGNPLEGRPLKSNIDYPLQNAPPHALLRPRVSEPLSVGVRSVDGLLTIGRGQRMGIFAGSGVGKSTLLGMMARNTQADINVIALVGERGRELREFIEKDLGPEGISRSVIVVATSDQPALVRIKAAFTATAIAEYFRDTGKNVLLMMDSVTRFAMAQREVGLTIGEPPATRGYPPSVFAMLPKLLERAGMAEKGSITGLYTVLVDGDDHNEPIADAVRGILDGHIVLSRDLAARNHFPSIDILQSVSRCMSDVAEPEMIGLAGKVRELLAVYQGAKDLIDIGAYVRGSNAKIDTALKYMEKITLFLCQSTDEKFNGIDMVAEIKKIFTEEGRS; encoded by the coding sequence ATGGCGGATTGGACAAACCTGGCCAATAAACTGAAGGATATGGAAACGGTTACGGCGCTGGGGCTGGTATCGAAAGTTACCGGTCTGCTGATTGAAGCCAATGGGCCAAAGGTAAGTGTCGGAAGATATTGCTGTATTGTATCTTCCAAATCGGAGATCCCCGCCGAGGTAGTCGGATTTAAAGATAATAAGACCCTGTTGATGCCTCTGGGGGAATTGGAGGGAGTATCCCCGGGCGACAAGGTGATTCCTCAGAAGGAGAAGCTTGCCGTTAAAGTGGGATCAGAGCTTTTGGGGCGCGTTCTTGACGGATTGGGAAACCCTCTGGAAGGAAGGCCCTTGAAATCAAATATTGATTATCCTCTGCAAAATGCTCCTCCGCATGCTTTGCTGAGACCTCGTGTCAGTGAACCGCTCAGTGTTGGGGTAAGATCGGTTGACGGTCTGCTGACAATAGGGAGAGGCCAGAGAATGGGCATATTTGCCGGTTCCGGTGTCGGGAAGAGTACCCTTCTGGGTATGATGGCCCGCAATACACAAGCGGATATTAATGTGATCGCTCTGGTGGGAGAACGGGGAAGAGAGCTTCGGGAATTCATTGAGAAGGATTTAGGTCCGGAGGGAATAAGCCGCTCAGTGATTGTGGTTGCCACATCTGACCAGCCGGCTTTAGTAAGGATCAAAGCGGCGTTTACTGCTACAGCTATTGCTGAATATTTTCGGGATACGGGAAAAAATGTCCTGCTAATGATGGATTCGGTCACACGCTTTGCCATGGCCCAGAGAGAAGTGGGCCTGACAATTGGAGAGCCGCCCGCAACAAGAGGATATCCCCCTTCAGTGTTCGCGATGCTCCCCAAGCTTTTGGAAAGAGCGGGGATGGCGGAAAAGGGCAGCATCACAGGTTTATATACCGTGCTGGTTGACGGAGATGATCACAATGAGCCGATCGCTGATGCGGTGAGAGGGATTTTAGACGGACATATCGTCTTATCCAGGGATCTTGCGGCAAGAAATCATTTTCCTTCTATTGATATTTTGCAATCTGTTTCCAGATGTATGAGTGATGTGGCGGAACCGGAGATGATCGGGCTGGCGGGAAAAGTACGCGAACTGCTGGCGGTTTATCAAGGAGCGAAAGACCTGATCGACATCGGGGCTTATGTCCGGGGAAGTAATGCCAAGATTGATACTGCTTTAAAATATATGGAAAAGATCACCCTGTTTTTATGCCAAAGTACGGATGAAAAATTTAATGGTATTGATATGGTTGCGGAAATCAAGAAAATTTTTACCGAAGAGGGTAGATCATGA
- the fliY gene encoding flagellar motor switch phosphatase FliY, with amino-acid sequence MGSEMLSQEEINALLSGPADDMEQEEITQKFLEEISSLERDALGEIANISMGTAATTLSQLVGRKVEITTPKVDITTPREVLDEYPVPYVLIAVSYKKGITGSNMLILSRSDGSIIVDLMMGGSGQSPYEELTDLQVSGISEAMNQMMGSAATSMSTMFSSTVDITPPNVIITKEGEEDAFLQTDIDPNEPVVKISFKMNIEGVLDSTLLQVIPLSVAKNMTERLLNNQPEPQSGPEARQEREYHSEPPLSPPPDIFWQQQSSMSSQSTPVQPAQFSQLVTGNHPAIPNNLDLIFDVPLQVSVELGKANKTIKDILELGPGSVVELDRIAGEPVDMIVNGKLIAKCEVVVINETFGIRITEIINQAQRMETLK; translated from the coding sequence ATGGGGAGTGAGATGCTTTCGCAGGAGGAAATTAATGCTTTGCTTTCAGGTCCTGCCGACGACATGGAGCAAGAGGAGATCACACAAAAATTTCTGGAGGAGATAAGCTCGCTTGAAAGGGACGCCCTTGGCGAGATCGCCAATATTTCTATGGGAACGGCGGCGACGACCTTGTCCCAGCTGGTTGGGCGCAAGGTAGAAATAACGACGCCAAAAGTGGATATTACAACACCCAGGGAGGTATTGGATGAATATCCTGTTCCATATGTATTAATTGCGGTGAGCTACAAAAAAGGAATTACAGGATCAAATATGCTGATCTTATCCAGAAGCGACGGGTCAATTATCGTGGATCTGATGATGGGCGGTTCAGGACAAAGCCCTTATGAAGAGCTTACTGATTTGCAGGTCAGCGGGATATCCGAGGCGATGAACCAGATGATGGGATCGGCTGCCACCTCGATGTCCACAATGTTCAGTTCAACAGTGGATATTACACCTCCAAATGTGATTATTACTAAAGAAGGTGAAGAGGACGCCTTCCTGCAAACGGATATTGATCCCAATGAGCCGGTAGTCAAGATTTCCTTCAAGATGAATATCGAGGGGGTCTTAGACAGCACGTTGCTTCAGGTAATCCCGTTGAGCGTAGCCAAAAATATGACGGAGAGGCTTTTGAATAACCAGCCGGAACCGCAATCCGGGCCCGAGGCCAGGCAGGAGCGCGAGTATCATTCAGAGCCACCTTTATCCCCTCCGCCGGATATATTTTGGCAGCAGCAATCTTCGATGAGCTCGCAGTCCACGCCTGTTCAACCGGCTCAGTTTTCCCAGCTGGTGACAGGAAATCATCCGGCTATTCCCAATAATCTTGACCTGATTTTTGATGTGCCGCTTCAGGTTAGTGTAGAACTTGGCAAAGCCAATAAAACGATTAAGGATATTCTGGAATTGGGTCCGGGGTCGGTTGTTGAGCTTGACCGGATAGCGGGAGAGCCTGTAGACATGATCGTAAACGGAAAACTGATTGCCAAGTGTGAGGTTGTCGTCATTAACGAAACATTTGGAATCCGCATTACGGAAATTATCAATCAAGCCCAAAGAATGGAAACTTTAAAGTAA
- the fliF gene encoding flagellar basal-body MS-ring/collar protein FliF produces the protein MNFSLAEIIKSVRGFWEKLSKPQRVILIAAPLVVLTALTILIVWASTPSYAVLFSKLSSTEAGAITTKLKDLNYSYKLEESGATIQVPESQLAQIRLDLANAGLPQKSTFSFENLNEVHLGETDKDRQLRYVLGLQNELETTIQTMDGIEYARVHIVIPEQSLFTEKQTESTAAVTVKKNPGTELSADQVRAIANLLVYSVEGLQIEKVTIVDTNGNVLSDELGKDKTNRMSVTDLQLQQSVENNIQKSVQTMLDKAFGAGKTIVRTNAALNFDQQKITSQTHTDGAIESRQETSERVSDGQTTGGVPGTETNIPTYPADEQTDQGTISEKYTSTENYQPNVVQEETVVSPGQIKRLTISVMADTDSITAQQLSNIEAIVASAAGVDQNRGDVIQVAGLPFDKTTTLQEQAEAEIAERNAKILQYAEIGVAVLAILLVAVILLRNRRARRRMSGEEQVLATAEDMTLLTVEEAERMLADQLDAERQAELRIAKKKVKSPDEIEREKIRKEVEKYSNENPSEVARLVRTWLAEEQ, from the coding sequence TTGAATTTTTCTTTAGCTGAAATCATCAAATCAGTCCGGGGTTTTTGGGAGAAACTTTCCAAACCGCAGCGGGTTATTTTGATTGCCGCTCCGCTGGTCGTTTTAACAGCTCTTACCATCCTGATTGTTTGGGCGAGTACACCCAGCTATGCCGTGCTTTTTTCCAAACTGAGTTCGACCGAAGCGGGTGCGATTACAACCAAGCTGAAGGACTTGAATTATAGCTACAAGCTTGAAGAAAGTGGAGCGACAATTCAGGTTCCGGAAAGCCAGCTGGCACAGATCAGGCTCGATTTGGCCAATGCCGGACTTCCGCAGAAGAGCACTTTTAGTTTTGAAAATCTTAATGAGGTTCACCTCGGGGAAACGGATAAAGACAGGCAGCTCAGATATGTTCTCGGTCTTCAGAATGAACTGGAGACCACAATCCAGACCATGGATGGCATAGAATATGCCAGAGTGCATATTGTCATCCCGGAACAATCTCTTTTTACGGAAAAACAAACAGAATCAACGGCGGCGGTCACAGTGAAAAAGAACCCGGGAACTGAGCTGTCGGCGGATCAGGTCAGAGCAATCGCCAATTTGCTGGTCTATTCGGTTGAAGGCTTACAAATTGAAAAGGTGACCATTGTTGACACCAATGGCAATGTCCTTTCCGATGAACTGGGAAAAGACAAGACGAACCGTATGAGCGTGACAGATCTGCAATTGCAGCAGTCCGTTGAAAACAACATCCAAAAATCTGTGCAGACGATGCTGGACAAGGCGTTTGGGGCTGGGAAAACGATTGTCAGGACGAATGCCGCTCTCAATTTTGATCAGCAAAAAATTACCAGCCAGACCCATACCGATGGAGCGATAGAGAGCAGGCAGGAAACCTCGGAAAGAGTCAGCGACGGGCAGACCACCGGGGGGGTGCCGGGGACAGAGACCAATATCCCGACTTATCCGGCGGATGAGCAGACAGATCAAGGAACGATTTCCGAGAAATACACTTCGACGGAAAACTATCAGCCCAATGTCGTTCAAGAGGAAACCGTAGTCAGCCCCGGGCAGATCAAGCGCCTGACCATTTCCGTAATGGCGGACACAGACAGTATTACTGCCCAGCAGCTGAGCAATATTGAAGCAATTGTCGCTTCGGCGGCGGGTGTGGATCAAAACCGGGGAGACGTAATCCAGGTGGCCGGTTTGCCTTTTGATAAGACGACAACGCTCCAGGAACAGGCAGAGGCAGAGATCGCCGAACGCAATGCGAAAATCCTCCAATATGCGGAAATCGGCGTTGCCGTACTGGCCATTTTGTTGGTCGCCGTCATTTTATTGAGGAATAGAAGGGCCCGAAGGAGAATGTCCGGAGAGGAACAGGTGCTGGCTACTGCGGAAGATATGACTCTGTTAACGGTCGAAGAAGCGGAAAGAATGCTTGCTGACCAGCTTGATGCCGAACGGCAGGCGGAATTAAGGATAGCCAAGAAAAAAGTGAAAAGTCCCGATGAAATAGAAAGAGAAAAGATCAGAAAAGAAGTCGAAAAATATTCAAACGAAAATCCCAGTGAAGTTGCCAGATTGGTACGGACTTGGTTGGCGGAGGAACAATAA
- a CDS encoding protein-glutamate methylesterase/protein-glutamine glutaminase yields the protein MSKPLNRPIRVLIIDDSPFIRMTLKTILSRDPDIQVVDMARDGSEGILKLKEHRPDVITLDVEMPVMDGLQALREIMRWQPTPAIIVSSLTTEEASLTMKAFDLGAVDVVAKPVGNRGNDLNTLASDLILKVKSVAEIDPRKLFRARTAGQQTISAERSAGKNSERPQEKRNGGGYRGPAKDMPKHRIDIVAIGTSTGGPSALQTVLGGLSGDIPVPIVVAQHMPPGFTASLANRLNGICAVSIKEIENGELLKPGIAYIGQSGMQMMIERSGGDLIARVSDQSPISTLYKPSVDVMFMSLAKAVGAGVLGVVLTGMGNDGRAGMKELKAEGAYSIAESEKTCIVYGMPRSIVDAGLADRVELLSDISKIIMECTARR from the coding sequence CATTCTCAGCCGTGATCCCGATATTCAGGTTGTTGATATGGCCCGGGACGGCAGTGAGGGTATTCTTAAACTGAAAGAGCACAGGCCGGATGTGATCACCTTGGATGTCGAGATGCCGGTCATGGATGGCCTGCAGGCCTTGAGAGAAATTATGCGCTGGCAGCCTACCCCGGCCATTATTGTCAGCTCCCTGACGACCGAGGAGGCGTCATTGACCATGAAGGCTTTTGATTTGGGGGCGGTTGATGTCGTCGCCAAACCGGTGGGTAACCGGGGAAATGATCTCAACACCCTGGCTAGTGATCTTATTCTTAAAGTCAAGTCAGTAGCTGAAATCGATCCCCGAAAATTATTCCGGGCCCGGACAGCCGGGCAGCAGACGATTTCAGCCGAAAGGTCCGCGGGAAAAAATTCTGAAAGACCACAGGAAAAAAGAAACGGCGGCGGTTATAGAGGCCCGGCAAAGGATATGCCCAAACACCGGATTGATATTGTGGCAATCGGCACATCTACGGGAGGCCCGTCCGCTTTGCAGACAGTGCTCGGCGGCCTTAGTGGCGATATACCCGTCCCGATTGTGGTGGCCCAGCATATGCCGCCGGGGTTTACAGCTTCCCTGGCAAACAGGCTGAATGGAATATGTGCCGTTTCGATTAAAGAAATTGAGAATGGGGAGCTGCTCAAACCGGGAATTGCCTATATCGGACAATCCGGAATGCAGATGATGATTGAACGCAGCGGAGGTGATCTAATTGCCCGGGTCAGTGATCAATCTCCCATTTCAACTTTATATAAACCCTCGGTGGATGTCATGTTCATGTCTTTAGCCAAAGCGGTGGGAGCGGGAGTATTGGGCGTGGTTTTAACGGGGATGGGCAATGACGGGAGAGCCGGGATGAAGGAGCTTAAGGCGGAGGGGGCTTACTCCATTGCTGAATCAGAGAAAACCTGTATTGTCTATGGTATGCCCCGGTCTATCGTGGATGCGGGGCTTGCGGATAGAGTCGAACTTCTTTCGGATATTTCTAAAATTATCATGGAATGTACAGCAAGGAGGTAA
- the fliM gene encoding flagellar motor switch protein FliM, which translates to MAEVLSQSEIDALLNALSDGSVDEEAIALSNSHKVRLYDFKRPNKFSKGQLNSLRNIHENFCRNLVTYLAGAMHTVIEAKVLSTEQVTYDEYTRSLPYPSILGIYSMDPLEGNALIELSPGLGFHMVDRLLGGYGKDAMKNRDLTEIERRIVQGMLRKMISVIGEAWSEIYTITPQYVDMETNVQFIQIVAPNEMVVVVTMEVKIEDSIGMINICLPYIVMKPILDKLNNILLFSSAGKAQNPEDQRTIRRKIERVRVPLKVFLGQTQITVRELLGLEKGDVIPLQQHIQEPLDIYVGKFKKFAGIPGLHSNRLAVQISGVLNEEGGDNDGE; encoded by the coding sequence ATGGCTGAAGTATTATCACAATCTGAAATTGATGCGTTGCTGAATGCCTTGTCTGACGGTTCGGTTGACGAAGAGGCAATTGCGTTGTCCAACTCTCACAAAGTCCGGCTCTACGATTTTAAAAGGCCAAATAAATTTTCTAAAGGCCAGCTGAATTCGCTGAGAAATATCCATGAGAATTTCTGCCGGAACCTGGTGACTTATCTGGCCGGTGCGATGCATACTGTAATTGAAGCAAAGGTTCTTTCTACTGAGCAAGTTACCTATGATGAATATACAAGGTCGCTGCCTTATCCGTCAATTCTGGGTATCTATTCTATGGACCCTCTTGAGGGAAATGCCTTAATTGAATTAAGCCCCGGGCTGGGATTTCATATGGTCGACAGGCTTCTGGGCGGGTATGGCAAGGATGCGATGAAGAACAGAGATTTAACGGAAATCGAAAGAAGGATTGTCCAGGGCATGCTTCGTAAAATGATTTCGGTCATTGGCGAGGCTTGGAGTGAAATCTACACGATCACTCCTCAATATGTGGACATGGAGACAAATGTTCAGTTTATTCAAATTGTCGCTCCCAATGAAATGGTTGTCGTCGTGACCATGGAAGTGAAAATTGAAGATTCAATCGGCATGATCAACATTTGTCTGCCCTATATTGTAATGAAACCTATTTTGGACAAGCTAAATAATATCCTTTTATTTTCATCAGCAGGCAAAGCTCAAAACCCGGAAGATCAGAGAACAATCAGAAGGAAAATTGAAAGAGTACGGGTGCCGCTCAAGGTCTTTCTCGGCCAGACTCAAATTACGGTCAGGGAACTGCTGGGCTTGGAAAAGGGAGATGTGATTCCCCTGCAGCAACATATTCAGGAACCGCTGGACATTTATGTCGGGAAATTCAAAAAATTTGCCGGTATTCCCGGCCTGCATAGCAACCGTCTGGCTGTTCAGATATCCGGAGTATTAAATGAAGAGGGAGGGGATAATGATGGGGAGTGA
- the fliE gene encoding flagellar hook-basal body complex protein FliE, protein MSGLVPITAISPLTPLQSIEPMRGGDSASVQFGNSSDFSAFLQNAVDNLEQTQSEASVAVEGLTTGAISDFHVPVIALQKAALSLDLTVNVRNKILDAYHEIMRMQI, encoded by the coding sequence ATGAGTGGTTTGGTCCCTATTACTGCGATATCTCCACTAACCCCCCTGCAAAGTATTGAGCCGATGAGGGGCGGGGATTCCGCTTCTGTTCAGTTTGGGAATTCTAGTGATTTTTCAGCTTTTCTGCAGAACGCGGTTGACAATCTTGAACAAACCCAGTCTGAGGCCTCGGTCGCCGTTGAAGGATTGACGACCGGAGCGATCAGTGACTTTCATGTTCCGGTCATCGCTCTGCAAAAAGCCGCTTTATCACTGGATTTGACTGTAAATGTCAGAAACAAAATTCTTGATGCCTATCATGAAATCATGCGTATGCAAATTTAA